The Pygocentrus nattereri isolate fPygNat1 chromosome 1, fPygNat1.pri, whole genome shotgun sequence genome window below encodes:
- the tbc1d30 gene encoding TBC1 domain family member 30 isoform X2: MKQDRFVASRRSKICLKRQSAGGVGNIISSVLKKRNGISRSAPRLLCTLEPGVDTRLKFTLEPSLGKNGFQQWYDALKAVARLPTGIPKEWRKRVWLTLADQYLHSISIDWEKTMRFAFNERSNPDDDSLGIQIVKDLHRTGCSSYCGQEAEQDRVVLKRVLLAYARWNKTVGYCQGFNVLAALILEVTEGNEGDALKVMIYLIDKVLPDSYFANNLRALSVDMAVFRDLLRLKLPELSQHLHHLQKVANRTGGGSYEPPLTNVFTMQWFLTMFATCLPHHTVLKIWDSVFFEGSEVLLRVALAIWAKLGERIEECQTADEFYSTMGILTQEMLEHNLVDSNELMQTVYSMADFPFPQLAELREKYTYNITPFPAPVKANGSQGLHGWESDDDGDMDDEDSIVTALGCLGPLGGLLAPEIQRYQKHLKEQRGEQSSPSSNMAELSPGAVGAGRAEHQATMNSMMLERMSTDIRALTKQYLRVKRRQQQQAGLLYIHTDKCPATSVLASQVHTSPVVNHLFLGRKPRAAQHPSRNGDVHAGPPPQAQSTPNQDHGARARLQSPWRTHVRTHRRNLARARAQLGFDDSLTLEDNESTEDQPEVAGGEEEKQQDEEVEKVDGEGEEPVKEVVADGGSELQDSEKVEEIEEMEQQLSALELEPSSQASSPAVSDEGPASGAQQPELAEHPESEDHPDSDLQPESNLQVQQFCSTRRTASDSSSSESGGSSLRRSPSKSQQIFSPFPCVKAPRKSAAARNLGLYGPTPRTPTVHFPHMSKTMNRLGASATASTRWR, encoded by the exons ATGAAGCAGGACCGGTTCGTGGCCTCCAGGAGGTCGAAGATCTGTCTGAAGCGCCAGAGCGCCGGTGGGGTTGGAAACATCATCAGCAGCGTCCTCAAGAAGCGCAATGGCATCTCGAGGAGCGCCCCTCGCCTGCTGTGCACGCTGGAGCCAG gAGTTGATACCAGGTTAAAGTTCACTCTAGAACCATCACTTGGCAAGAATGGGTTTCAGCAG TGGTATGATGCTCTCAAGGCCGTGGCTCGGCTCCCAACGGGCATCCCCAAAGAATGGAGGAAGAGG GTGTGGTTAACCCTAGCTGATCAGTACCTTCACAGCATCTCAATAGACTGGGAGAAGACCATGAGATTTGCTTTCAATGAGCGCAGCAATCCAGATGATGACTCACTTGGGATCCAAATTGTCAAG GACCTGCACAGAACAGGCTGCAGTTCATACTGTGGTCAGGAGGCAGAGCAGGACCGGGTGGTGCTGAAGCGGGTGCTGCTGGCCTACGCCCGCTGGAACAAGACTGTGGGCTACTGCCAAGGCTTCAATGTGCTAGCTGCTCTTATTCTGGAGGTCACTGAAGGCAATGAGGGTGATGCATTAAAG GTGATGATTTATCTGATTGATAAGGTACTTCCTGACAGCTACTTTGCCAATAATCTGCGGGCTCTGTCTGTGGACATGGCCGTGTTCAGGGATCTGTTGAGACTTAAGCTTCCGGAGCTTTCTCAACACCTTCACCACTTGCAGAAAGTAGCCAATCGAACAGGAGGAG GCAGCTACGAACCTCCACTCACCAACGTCTTCACCATGCAGTGGTTCCTCACCATGTTCGCCACCTGCCTGCCACACCACACTGTGCTGAAGATCTGGGACTCTGTCTTTTTTGAGGGTTCAGAGGTGCTGCTGCGAGTGGCCTTAGCTATTTGGGCCAAACTGGGAGA gaggaTTGAGGAGTGCCAGACAGCAGATGAGTTTTATAGCACTATGGGCATTCTGACTCAGGAGATGCTGGAGCACAACCTGGTCGACTCCAATGAACTCATGCAG ACGGTCTACTCCATGGCTGACTTCCCTTTCCCCCAGCTGGCAGAGCTGAGGGAGAAGTACACTTATAACATCACTCCATTCCCTGCTCCAGTCAAGGCCAACGGCAG TCAGGGGCTCCATGGGTGGGagagtgatgatgatggtgatatgGATGATGAAGATTCTATCGTCACTGCTCTGGGCTGCCTGGGACCACTGGGTGGGCTCCTAGCTCCTGAGATCCAGAGATACCAAAAACACTTAAAAG AACAGAGAGGTGAGCAGAGCTCTCCCTCCAGTAACATGGCAGAGCTAAGCCCAGGGGCAGTGGGGGCCGGCCGGGCCGAGCATCAGGCCACCATGAACAGCATGATGCTGGAGCGCATGAGCACGGACATCAGAGCACTGACCAAGCAGTACTTGCGCGTCAAgaggcggcagcagcagcaggctgGGCTGCTTTACATCCACACAG ACAAATGTCCAGCCACCAGTGTGCTGGCTTCCCAGGTTCACACTTCACCTGTTGTCAACCATCTCTTCTTGGGGAGGAAGCCTAGAGCTGCCCAGCATCCCTCCAGGAACGGTGATGTTCATGCTGGCCCACCGCCCCAAGCTCAGTCCACCCCAAACCAGGACCATGGAGCTCGGGCCAGGCTTCAGTCCCCCTGGCGTACTCATGTCCGCACCCATCGAAGGAATCTAGCCAGGGCACGGGCCCAGCTGGGCTTTGACGACTCTTTGACATTGGAGGACAATGAGAGCACTGAGGACCAACCAGAGGtggcaggaggagaggaggagaaacagcaagatgaggaggtggagaagGTAGATGGCGAAGGAGAGGAGCCTGTGAAGGAGGTTGTGGCAGATGGAGGTTCGGAGCTCCAGGATAGTGAAAAAGTAGAAGAAATTGAGGAGATGGAACAGCAGCTATCTGCTCTAGAGCTAGAACCATCCTCACAAGCTTCTTCTCCAGCTGTTAGTGATGAAGGACCAGCTTCAGGTGCCCAACAGCCAGAACTGGCAGAGCATCCAGAGTCGGAGGATCATCCAGACTCAGACCTGCAGCCAGAGTCAAACCTGCAGGTACAGCAGTTTTGCTCCACTCGGCGCACGGCCTCTGATTCCTCCAGCTCAGAGAGTGGTGGCAGTTCTCTCAGGCGAAGCCCTTCAAAGTCACAGCAGATCTTCTCCCCTTTTCCTTGTGTCAAAGCACCCCGCAAGTCTGCTGCCGCTAGAAACTTAGGCCTTTATGGCCCCACACCAAGGACTCCCACTGTGCACTTCCCACACATGAGCAAAACCATGAACCGGCTGGGAGCTAGTGCCACTGCATCCACCAGGTGGCGATga
- the tbc1d30 gene encoding TBC1 domain family member 30 isoform X3, with protein sequence MMEGEAGVDTRLKFTLEPSLGKNGFQQWYDALKAVARLPTGIPKEWRKRVWLTLADQYLHSISIDWEKTMRFAFNERSNPDDDSLGIQIVKDLHRTGCSSYCGQEAEQDRVVLKRVLLAYARWNKTVGYCQGFNVLAALILEVTEGNEGDALKVMIYLIDKVLPDSYFANNLRALSVDMAVFRDLLRLKLPELSQHLHHLQKVANRTGGGSYEPPLTNVFTMQWFLTMFATCLPHHTVLKIWDSVFFEGSEVLLRVALAIWAKLGERIEECQTADEFYSTMGILTQEMLEHNLVDSNELMQTVYSMADFPFPQLAELREKYTYNITPFPAPVKANGSQGLHGWESDDDGDMDDEDSIVTALGCLGPLGGLLAPEIQRYQKHLKEQRGEQSSPSSNMAELSPGAVGAGRAEHQATMNSMMLERMSTDIRALTKQYLRVKRRQQQQAGLLYIHTDKCPATSVLASQVHTSPVVNHLFLGRKPRAAQHPSRNGDVHAGPPPQAQSTPNQDHGARARLQSPWRTHVRTHRRNLARARAQLGFDDSLTLEDNESTEDQPEVAGGEEEKQQDEEVEKVDGEGEEPVKEVVADGGSELQDSEKVEEIEEMEQQLSALELEPSSQASSPAVSDEGPASGAQQPELAEHPESEDHPDSDLQPESNLQVQQFCSTRRTASDSSSSESGGSSLRRSPSKSQQIFSPFPCVKAPRKSAAARNLGLYGPTPRTPTVHFPHMSKTMNRLGASATASTRWR encoded by the exons ATGATGGAGGGAGAAGCAG gAGTTGATACCAGGTTAAAGTTCACTCTAGAACCATCACTTGGCAAGAATGGGTTTCAGCAG TGGTATGATGCTCTCAAGGCCGTGGCTCGGCTCCCAACGGGCATCCCCAAAGAATGGAGGAAGAGG GTGTGGTTAACCCTAGCTGATCAGTACCTTCACAGCATCTCAATAGACTGGGAGAAGACCATGAGATTTGCTTTCAATGAGCGCAGCAATCCAGATGATGACTCACTTGGGATCCAAATTGTCAAG GACCTGCACAGAACAGGCTGCAGTTCATACTGTGGTCAGGAGGCAGAGCAGGACCGGGTGGTGCTGAAGCGGGTGCTGCTGGCCTACGCCCGCTGGAACAAGACTGTGGGCTACTGCCAAGGCTTCAATGTGCTAGCTGCTCTTATTCTGGAGGTCACTGAAGGCAATGAGGGTGATGCATTAAAG GTGATGATTTATCTGATTGATAAGGTACTTCCTGACAGCTACTTTGCCAATAATCTGCGGGCTCTGTCTGTGGACATGGCCGTGTTCAGGGATCTGTTGAGACTTAAGCTTCCGGAGCTTTCTCAACACCTTCACCACTTGCAGAAAGTAGCCAATCGAACAGGAGGAG GCAGCTACGAACCTCCACTCACCAACGTCTTCACCATGCAGTGGTTCCTCACCATGTTCGCCACCTGCCTGCCACACCACACTGTGCTGAAGATCTGGGACTCTGTCTTTTTTGAGGGTTCAGAGGTGCTGCTGCGAGTGGCCTTAGCTATTTGGGCCAAACTGGGAGA gaggaTTGAGGAGTGCCAGACAGCAGATGAGTTTTATAGCACTATGGGCATTCTGACTCAGGAGATGCTGGAGCACAACCTGGTCGACTCCAATGAACTCATGCAG ACGGTCTACTCCATGGCTGACTTCCCTTTCCCCCAGCTGGCAGAGCTGAGGGAGAAGTACACTTATAACATCACTCCATTCCCTGCTCCAGTCAAGGCCAACGGCAG TCAGGGGCTCCATGGGTGGGagagtgatgatgatggtgatatgGATGATGAAGATTCTATCGTCACTGCTCTGGGCTGCCTGGGACCACTGGGTGGGCTCCTAGCTCCTGAGATCCAGAGATACCAAAAACACTTAAAAG AACAGAGAGGTGAGCAGAGCTCTCCCTCCAGTAACATGGCAGAGCTAAGCCCAGGGGCAGTGGGGGCCGGCCGGGCCGAGCATCAGGCCACCATGAACAGCATGATGCTGGAGCGCATGAGCACGGACATCAGAGCACTGACCAAGCAGTACTTGCGCGTCAAgaggcggcagcagcagcaggctgGGCTGCTTTACATCCACACAG ACAAATGTCCAGCCACCAGTGTGCTGGCTTCCCAGGTTCACACTTCACCTGTTGTCAACCATCTCTTCTTGGGGAGGAAGCCTAGAGCTGCCCAGCATCCCTCCAGGAACGGTGATGTTCATGCTGGCCCACCGCCCCAAGCTCAGTCCACCCCAAACCAGGACCATGGAGCTCGGGCCAGGCTTCAGTCCCCCTGGCGTACTCATGTCCGCACCCATCGAAGGAATCTAGCCAGGGCACGGGCCCAGCTGGGCTTTGACGACTCTTTGACATTGGAGGACAATGAGAGCACTGAGGACCAACCAGAGGtggcaggaggagaggaggagaaacagcaagatgaggaggtggagaagGTAGATGGCGAAGGAGAGGAGCCTGTGAAGGAGGTTGTGGCAGATGGAGGTTCGGAGCTCCAGGATAGTGAAAAAGTAGAAGAAATTGAGGAGATGGAACAGCAGCTATCTGCTCTAGAGCTAGAACCATCCTCACAAGCTTCTTCTCCAGCTGTTAGTGATGAAGGACCAGCTTCAGGTGCCCAACAGCCAGAACTGGCAGAGCATCCAGAGTCGGAGGATCATCCAGACTCAGACCTGCAGCCAGAGTCAAACCTGCAGGTACAGCAGTTTTGCTCCACTCGGCGCACGGCCTCTGATTCCTCCAGCTCAGAGAGTGGTGGCAGTTCTCTCAGGCGAAGCCCTTCAAAGTCACAGCAGATCTTCTCCCCTTTTCCTTGTGTCAAAGCACCCCGCAAGTCTGCTGCCGCTAGAAACTTAGGCCTTTATGGCCCCACACCAAGGACTCCCACTGTGCACTTCCCACACATGAGCAAAACCATGAACCGGCTGGGAGCTAGTGCCACTGCATCCACCAGGTGGCGATga
- the tbc1d30 gene encoding TBC1 domain family member 30 isoform X1, which translates to MSSVEVSDTELKEVDICDHDLCWEEESGVFELATLHQWSSGGAPAVSDVRCQCSYEDVALKSSLSGFTVSGRETGDGPYHADRRASSIVDCLLVELYDTCSSPGRRGADSWDSSTEASGPEAALSRSNTGSSFLQELQGKHTRRHQMSYLSQKDPEELKWIIQEVNYRIGIQSAKLVRQLKRKDRFHHKYQKKCDIVTACLQAVSQKRRVDTRLKFTLEPSLGKNGFQQWYDALKAVARLPTGIPKEWRKRVWLTLADQYLHSISIDWEKTMRFAFNERSNPDDDSLGIQIVKDLHRTGCSSYCGQEAEQDRVVLKRVLLAYARWNKTVGYCQGFNVLAALILEVTEGNEGDALKVMIYLIDKVLPDSYFANNLRALSVDMAVFRDLLRLKLPELSQHLHHLQKVANRTGGGSYEPPLTNVFTMQWFLTMFATCLPHHTVLKIWDSVFFEGSEVLLRVALAIWAKLGERIEECQTADEFYSTMGILTQEMLEHNLVDSNELMQTVYSMADFPFPQLAELREKYTYNITPFPAPVKANGSQGLHGWESDDDGDMDDEDSIVTALGCLGPLGGLLAPEIQRYQKHLKEQRGEQSSPSSNMAELSPGAVGAGRAEHQATMNSMMLERMSTDIRALTKQYLRVKRRQQQQAGLLYIHTDKCPATSVLASQVHTSPVVNHLFLGRKPRAAQHPSRNGDVHAGPPPQAQSTPNQDHGARARLQSPWRTHVRTHRRNLARARAQLGFDDSLTLEDNESTEDQPEVAGGEEEKQQDEEVEKVDGEGEEPVKEVVADGGSELQDSEKVEEIEEMEQQLSALELEPSSQASSPAVSDEGPASGAQQPELAEHPESEDHPDSDLQPESNLQVQQFCSTRRTASDSSSSESGGSSLRRSPSKSQQIFSPFPCVKAPRKSAAARNLGLYGPTPRTPTVHFPHMSKTMNRLGASATASTRWR; encoded by the exons ATGTCCAGCGTGGAGGTCAGTGATACGGAGCTGAAAGAAGTTGACATATGTGATCATGACCTGTGCTGGGAGGAGGAGAGCGGGGTTTTCGAGCTTGCAACGTTGCACCAGTGGAGCTCAGGCGGAGcacctgctgtgtctgatgtgcGCTGCCAGTGCAGCTACGAGGATGTGGCGCTGAAAAGCTCGTTATCCGGGTTTACTGTGTCCGGCAGAGAGACCGGGGATGGACCCTACCACGCTGACCGGAGAGCTTCGTCTATCGTGGACTGTCTGCTGGTGGAGCTGTACGACACCTGCAGCAGCCCCGGCCGCAGAGGAGCGGACAGCTGGGACAGCTCAACCGAGGCGTCCGGGCCAGAGGCGGCGCTGAGCAGGAGCAACACCGGCTCCAGCTTTCTGCAGGAGCTCCAGGGGAAACACACCAGGAGACACCAGATGAGCTACCTGAGCCAGAAAG ATCCAGAGGAACTGAAGTGGATCATTCAGGAAGTGAACTACCGTATCGGCATCCAGTCCGCTAAACTGGTGCGGCAGTTGAAGAGGAAGGACCGGTTTCATCACAAGTATCAGAAGAAATGCGACATTGTCACCGCCTGCCTGCAAGCTGTCTCCCAGAAAAGAA gAGTTGATACCAGGTTAAAGTTCACTCTAGAACCATCACTTGGCAAGAATGGGTTTCAGCAG TGGTATGATGCTCTCAAGGCCGTGGCTCGGCTCCCAACGGGCATCCCCAAAGAATGGAGGAAGAGG GTGTGGTTAACCCTAGCTGATCAGTACCTTCACAGCATCTCAATAGACTGGGAGAAGACCATGAGATTTGCTTTCAATGAGCGCAGCAATCCAGATGATGACTCACTTGGGATCCAAATTGTCAAG GACCTGCACAGAACAGGCTGCAGTTCATACTGTGGTCAGGAGGCAGAGCAGGACCGGGTGGTGCTGAAGCGGGTGCTGCTGGCCTACGCCCGCTGGAACAAGACTGTGGGCTACTGCCAAGGCTTCAATGTGCTAGCTGCTCTTATTCTGGAGGTCACTGAAGGCAATGAGGGTGATGCATTAAAG GTGATGATTTATCTGATTGATAAGGTACTTCCTGACAGCTACTTTGCCAATAATCTGCGGGCTCTGTCTGTGGACATGGCCGTGTTCAGGGATCTGTTGAGACTTAAGCTTCCGGAGCTTTCTCAACACCTTCACCACTTGCAGAAAGTAGCCAATCGAACAGGAGGAG GCAGCTACGAACCTCCACTCACCAACGTCTTCACCATGCAGTGGTTCCTCACCATGTTCGCCACCTGCCTGCCACACCACACTGTGCTGAAGATCTGGGACTCTGTCTTTTTTGAGGGTTCAGAGGTGCTGCTGCGAGTGGCCTTAGCTATTTGGGCCAAACTGGGAGA gaggaTTGAGGAGTGCCAGACAGCAGATGAGTTTTATAGCACTATGGGCATTCTGACTCAGGAGATGCTGGAGCACAACCTGGTCGACTCCAATGAACTCATGCAG ACGGTCTACTCCATGGCTGACTTCCCTTTCCCCCAGCTGGCAGAGCTGAGGGAGAAGTACACTTATAACATCACTCCATTCCCTGCTCCAGTCAAGGCCAACGGCAG TCAGGGGCTCCATGGGTGGGagagtgatgatgatggtgatatgGATGATGAAGATTCTATCGTCACTGCTCTGGGCTGCCTGGGACCACTGGGTGGGCTCCTAGCTCCTGAGATCCAGAGATACCAAAAACACTTAAAAG AACAGAGAGGTGAGCAGAGCTCTCCCTCCAGTAACATGGCAGAGCTAAGCCCAGGGGCAGTGGGGGCCGGCCGGGCCGAGCATCAGGCCACCATGAACAGCATGATGCTGGAGCGCATGAGCACGGACATCAGAGCACTGACCAAGCAGTACTTGCGCGTCAAgaggcggcagcagcagcaggctgGGCTGCTTTACATCCACACAG ACAAATGTCCAGCCACCAGTGTGCTGGCTTCCCAGGTTCACACTTCACCTGTTGTCAACCATCTCTTCTTGGGGAGGAAGCCTAGAGCTGCCCAGCATCCCTCCAGGAACGGTGATGTTCATGCTGGCCCACCGCCCCAAGCTCAGTCCACCCCAAACCAGGACCATGGAGCTCGGGCCAGGCTTCAGTCCCCCTGGCGTACTCATGTCCGCACCCATCGAAGGAATCTAGCCAGGGCACGGGCCCAGCTGGGCTTTGACGACTCTTTGACATTGGAGGACAATGAGAGCACTGAGGACCAACCAGAGGtggcaggaggagaggaggagaaacagcaagatgaggaggtggagaagGTAGATGGCGAAGGAGAGGAGCCTGTGAAGGAGGTTGTGGCAGATGGAGGTTCGGAGCTCCAGGATAGTGAAAAAGTAGAAGAAATTGAGGAGATGGAACAGCAGCTATCTGCTCTAGAGCTAGAACCATCCTCACAAGCTTCTTCTCCAGCTGTTAGTGATGAAGGACCAGCTTCAGGTGCCCAACAGCCAGAACTGGCAGAGCATCCAGAGTCGGAGGATCATCCAGACTCAGACCTGCAGCCAGAGTCAAACCTGCAGGTACAGCAGTTTTGCTCCACTCGGCGCACGGCCTCTGATTCCTCCAGCTCAGAGAGTGGTGGCAGTTCTCTCAGGCGAAGCCCTTCAAAGTCACAGCAGATCTTCTCCCCTTTTCCTTGTGTCAAAGCACCCCGCAAGTCTGCTGCCGCTAGAAACTTAGGCCTTTATGGCCCCACACCAAGGACTCCCACTGTGCACTTCCCACACATGAGCAAAACCATGAACCGGCTGGGAGCTAGTGCCACTGCATCCACCAGGTGGCGATga
- the tbc1d30 gene encoding TBC1 domain family member 30 isoform X4: protein MSSVEVSDTELKEVDICDHDLCWEEESGVFELATLHQWSSGGAPAVSDVRCQCSYEDVALKSSLSGFTVSGRETGDGPYHADRRASSIVDCLLVELYDTCSSPGRRGADSWDSSTEASGPEAALSRSNTGSSFLQELQGKHTRRHQMSYLSQKDPEELKWIIQEVNYRIGIQSAKLVRQLKRKDRFHHKYQKKCDIVTACLQAVSQKRRVDTRLKFTLEPSLGKNGFQQWYDALKAVARLPTGIPKEWRKRVWLTLADQYLHSISIDWEKTMRFAFNERSNPDDDSLGIQIVKDLHRTGCSSYCGQEAEQDRVVLKRVLLAYARWNKTVGYCQGFNVLAALILEVTEGNEGDALKVMIYLIDKVLPDSYFANNLRALSVDMAVFRDLLRLKLPELSQHLHHLQKVANRTGGGSYEPPLTNVFTMQWFLTMFATCLPHHTVLKIWDSVFFEGSEVLLRVALAIWAKLGERIEECQTADEFYSTMGILTQEMLEHNLVDSNELMQTVYSMADFPFPQLAELREKYTYNITPFPAPVKANGSQGLHGWESDDDGDMDDEDSIVTALGCLGPLGGLLAPEIQRYQKHLKEQRGEQSSPSSNMAELSPGAVGAGRAEHQATMNSMMLERMSTDIRALTKQYLRVKRRQQQQAGLLYIHTGLPVEAEPVAPHQPSERACHDPGTDHS from the exons ATGTCCAGCGTGGAGGTCAGTGATACGGAGCTGAAAGAAGTTGACATATGTGATCATGACCTGTGCTGGGAGGAGGAGAGCGGGGTTTTCGAGCTTGCAACGTTGCACCAGTGGAGCTCAGGCGGAGcacctgctgtgtctgatgtgcGCTGCCAGTGCAGCTACGAGGATGTGGCGCTGAAAAGCTCGTTATCCGGGTTTACTGTGTCCGGCAGAGAGACCGGGGATGGACCCTACCACGCTGACCGGAGAGCTTCGTCTATCGTGGACTGTCTGCTGGTGGAGCTGTACGACACCTGCAGCAGCCCCGGCCGCAGAGGAGCGGACAGCTGGGACAGCTCAACCGAGGCGTCCGGGCCAGAGGCGGCGCTGAGCAGGAGCAACACCGGCTCCAGCTTTCTGCAGGAGCTCCAGGGGAAACACACCAGGAGACACCAGATGAGCTACCTGAGCCAGAAAG ATCCAGAGGAACTGAAGTGGATCATTCAGGAAGTGAACTACCGTATCGGCATCCAGTCCGCTAAACTGGTGCGGCAGTTGAAGAGGAAGGACCGGTTTCATCACAAGTATCAGAAGAAATGCGACATTGTCACCGCCTGCCTGCAAGCTGTCTCCCAGAAAAGAA gAGTTGATACCAGGTTAAAGTTCACTCTAGAACCATCACTTGGCAAGAATGGGTTTCAGCAG TGGTATGATGCTCTCAAGGCCGTGGCTCGGCTCCCAACGGGCATCCCCAAAGAATGGAGGAAGAGG GTGTGGTTAACCCTAGCTGATCAGTACCTTCACAGCATCTCAATAGACTGGGAGAAGACCATGAGATTTGCTTTCAATGAGCGCAGCAATCCAGATGATGACTCACTTGGGATCCAAATTGTCAAG GACCTGCACAGAACAGGCTGCAGTTCATACTGTGGTCAGGAGGCAGAGCAGGACCGGGTGGTGCTGAAGCGGGTGCTGCTGGCCTACGCCCGCTGGAACAAGACTGTGGGCTACTGCCAAGGCTTCAATGTGCTAGCTGCTCTTATTCTGGAGGTCACTGAAGGCAATGAGGGTGATGCATTAAAG GTGATGATTTATCTGATTGATAAGGTACTTCCTGACAGCTACTTTGCCAATAATCTGCGGGCTCTGTCTGTGGACATGGCCGTGTTCAGGGATCTGTTGAGACTTAAGCTTCCGGAGCTTTCTCAACACCTTCACCACTTGCAGAAAGTAGCCAATCGAACAGGAGGAG GCAGCTACGAACCTCCACTCACCAACGTCTTCACCATGCAGTGGTTCCTCACCATGTTCGCCACCTGCCTGCCACACCACACTGTGCTGAAGATCTGGGACTCTGTCTTTTTTGAGGGTTCAGAGGTGCTGCTGCGAGTGGCCTTAGCTATTTGGGCCAAACTGGGAGA gaggaTTGAGGAGTGCCAGACAGCAGATGAGTTTTATAGCACTATGGGCATTCTGACTCAGGAGATGCTGGAGCACAACCTGGTCGACTCCAATGAACTCATGCAG ACGGTCTACTCCATGGCTGACTTCCCTTTCCCCCAGCTGGCAGAGCTGAGGGAGAAGTACACTTATAACATCACTCCATTCCCTGCTCCAGTCAAGGCCAACGGCAG TCAGGGGCTCCATGGGTGGGagagtgatgatgatggtgatatgGATGATGAAGATTCTATCGTCACTGCTCTGGGCTGCCTGGGACCACTGGGTGGGCTCCTAGCTCCTGAGATCCAGAGATACCAAAAACACTTAAAAG AACAGAGAGGTGAGCAGAGCTCTCCCTCCAGTAACATGGCAGAGCTAAGCCCAGGGGCAGTGGGGGCCGGCCGGGCCGAGCATCAGGCCACCATGAACAGCATGATGCTGGAGCGCATGAGCACGGACATCAGAGCACTGACCAAGCAGTACTTGCGCGTCAAgaggcggcagcagcagcaggctgGGCTGCTTTACATCCACACAG GACTGCCAGTGGAAGCTGAGCCTGTTGCTCCTCATCAGCCCAGTGAACGGGCATGCCATGATCCTGGTACTGACCACtcgtag